In Bacillota bacterium, the genomic stretch CGTCTTGAGCACGTTGTCGCCCGGAGCGAACTGCGGGTAGATCCGGCGCAGGGTTTTCACTACCTCAGGGGTTCTGTAAGCGGGCAGGGCCGCTACGGGGATCATGTTCTTGATCCGGAAGATGCGAGCCTGGGCAGGGTTGACTGCGCGGCTGGCATATATGAGCGTCTGGGCCTCCGCGACAGTGACCTGGGCGCTCACGCCCCTGGTCCTGAGAATGTTCCAGAACTCGAGGGCACCTCCGGTTCGGCCCGGGTTGAGAACGATGATCTGCCCATCGGTCAAGTGGGGCGCGGCGGCCTCCGCCATGTATGCGTGGGCGGTGGCAGGGACCACCACCATTATCAGTTCCGCGCCTTCCAGCGCTTCCTTGGGGTTGGCGGTCACCTTTTCGAGCTTCCCGAATCCCTCCACTTCCCCCTCGACCCTTATTCCGCCCATGACTTTGATTGCGTCCAGCCGCTGTTCGCTGCGGTTGAAGAGCCTCACTGAGCAACCCATCAGGGCCAGATGCCCCGCCATCGCCTGTCCGCCATGGCCCGCTCCCATGACGCAGACTACCGGACGGTCCTGGTGGAAAGGAATCTCTTT encodes the following:
- a CDS encoding NAD/NADP octopine/nopaline dehydrogenase family protein encodes the protein MTPQAKRLRLTKEIPFHQDRPVVCVMGAGHGGQAMAGHLALMGCSVRLFNRSEQRLDAIKVMGGIRVEGEVEGFGKLEKVTANPKEALEGAELIMVVVPATAHAYMAEAAAPHLTDGQIIVLNPGRTGGALEFWNILRTRGVSAQVTVAEAQTLIYASRAVNPAQARIFRIKNMIPVAALPAYRTPEVVKTLRRIYPQFAPGDNVLKTSMDNIGAIFHPGITCLNSGWIESRHGDFEFYMDGITPATARVLEALDKERVAVAEALGIRAMSAREWLYMAYDAAGRTLFDAIQSNHGYKGIKAPISLSTRYLSEDVPMSLVPICSIGDMLGVETPAMKSIISIASLLSAEDYMATGRTVEKLGLAGKTVREIRKLVLEGE